A window of the Haloarcula litorea genome harbors these coding sequences:
- a CDS encoding acc operon protein, with protein MATDTDADAEPMSMDPDLVAEVASQLADASTDEAAAVAVAVGAHIADQRRAAAAAAAAAAGEEPTWDGEKWSFSGRVAKAQRRHVEVPDEAPTDPWSAAGRTDRM; from the coding sequence ATGGCTACCGACACAGACGCCGACGCCGAACCGATGTCGATGGACCCCGACCTCGTCGCCGAGGTCGCGAGCCAACTGGCCGACGCCTCGACCGACGAGGCGGCCGCCGTCGCCGTCGCCGTGGGCGCGCACATAGCCGACCAGCGCCGGGCCGCCGCAGCAGCCGCGGCCGCCGCTGCGGGGGAGGAGCCGACCTGGGACGGCGAGAAGTGGTCGTTCTCCGGCCGGGTCGCGAAGGCCCAGCGCCGCCACGTCGAGGTCCCCGACGAGGCCCCGACCGACCCGTGGAGCGCCGCGGGCCGGACCGACCGGATGTAG
- a CDS encoding acyl-CoA carboxylase subunit beta: MSHDDRVEDLRERKAAAERGGGEDRIEAQHEKGKLTARERIDYFLDDGSFVEVDALREHRSTNFDMDEKRVPGDGVVVGYGEVDGRRVYVFAHDFTVFGGSLGEAFAQKVCKVMDKAIENGAPIVGLNDSAGARIQEGIDALAGYADIFHRNQQASGVVPQISAIMGPCAGGAVYSPAITDFVYMVEETSHMFITGPDVIETVTGEEVGFDELGGASTHASESGVAHFTAADEKDAMDDIRYLLSFLPQNNVQDPPRVDPWDDPERRDESLVETVPDAPQKPYDMVDVIDGVVDRDSFFEVAEAFARNITIGFARLDGHAVGVVGNQPRVNAGTLDIDASRKGARFVRFCDAFNIPILTFVDVPGFMPGKDQERDAIINHGAKLLYAYSEATVPLLTVITRKAYGGAYDVMASKHVGADVNYAWPTAEIAVMGPQGAVNVLYDDELADADDVEARRQELIDEYRDAFANPYTAAERGYVDDVLEPQDTRPRLIEDLDLLRGKRKDQPDRKHGNIPL; the protein is encoded by the coding sequence GTGAGCCACGACGACAGAGTGGAGGACCTCCGGGAGCGGAAGGCGGCGGCCGAACGGGGCGGCGGCGAGGACCGCATCGAGGCCCAGCACGAGAAGGGCAAGCTCACCGCCCGCGAGCGGATCGACTACTTCCTCGACGACGGCTCCTTCGTCGAGGTCGACGCGCTCCGGGAGCACCGCTCGACGAACTTCGATATGGACGAGAAGCGGGTCCCCGGCGACGGGGTCGTCGTCGGCTACGGCGAGGTCGACGGCCGCCGGGTGTACGTCTTCGCCCACGACTTCACCGTCTTCGGCGGGTCCCTGGGCGAGGCCTTCGCCCAGAAGGTCTGCAAGGTGATGGACAAGGCCATCGAGAACGGCGCGCCCATCGTCGGGCTGAACGACTCCGCCGGCGCGCGCATCCAGGAGGGCATCGACGCGCTGGCGGGCTACGCCGACATCTTCCACCGCAATCAGCAGGCCAGCGGCGTCGTCCCGCAGATCTCGGCGATCATGGGGCCCTGCGCCGGCGGCGCGGTCTACTCGCCCGCGATCACCGACTTCGTCTACATGGTCGAGGAGACGAGCCACATGTTCATCACCGGCCCCGACGTCATCGAGACCGTCACCGGCGAGGAGGTCGGCTTCGACGAGCTCGGCGGGGCGAGCACCCACGCCTCCGAGTCCGGCGTCGCTCACTTCACGGCCGCAGACGAGAAGGACGCGATGGACGACATCCGCTATCTGCTCTCCTTCCTCCCGCAGAACAACGTCCAGGACCCGCCCCGCGTGGACCCGTGGGACGACCCCGAGCGCCGCGACGAGAGCCTCGTCGAGACGGTGCCGGACGCGCCACAGAAGCCCTACGACATGGTCGACGTGATCGACGGCGTCGTCGACCGGGACTCCTTCTTCGAGGTGGCGGAGGCGTTCGCCCGCAACATCACCATCGGCTTCGCACGCCTCGACGGCCACGCCGTCGGCGTCGTCGGCAATCAGCCCCGGGTCAACGCCGGCACGCTGGACATCGACGCCTCCCGGAAGGGCGCGCGGTTCGTCCGCTTCTGTGACGCGTTCAACATCCCCATCCTCACGTTCGTCGACGTGCCGGGCTTTATGCCCGGGAAGGACCAGGAACGGGACGCGATCATCAACCACGGCGCGAAGCTGCTGTACGCCTACAGCGAGGCGACGGTGCCGCTGCTGACGGTCATCACGCGCAAGGCCTACGGCGGTGCCTACGACGTGATGGCCTCGAAGCACGTCGGCGCGGACGTCAACTACGCCTGGCCGACCGCCGAGATCGCGGTGATGGGGCCACAGGGCGCGGTCAACGTCCTCTACGACGACGAACTCGCCGACGCCGACGACGTCGAGGCCCGCCGGCAGGAGCTGATCGACGAGTACCGCGACGCCTTCGCCAACCCGTACACCGCCGCCGAACGGGGGTACGTCGACGACGTCCTCGAACCCCAGGACACCCGCCCGCGGCTCATCGAGGACCTCGACCTCCTGCGGGGCAAGCGCAAAGACCAGCCCGACCGCAAGCACGGCAACATCCCACTCTAA
- a CDS encoding uracil-DNA glycosylase family protein gives MKNVTATQHNPFGFDAPCEPFVPGYGDANADFHVIGDHPGVHGGTESGIPFTGTPAAERLQRALVAGGLLTAAGTPPTVDKTYLSYLYLCGDRVPTEDDYADHEPMFDTEVRAITSHVLLPVGERATRHVFRNMTAEPADAVDMDALHATEVRGSGWLVYPIKDPHDWTDADEDALVAALTALLATDYRQEAELGRFLPGDDVWRVR, from the coding sequence GTGAAGAACGTCACGGCAACGCAGCACAACCCCTTCGGCTTCGACGCGCCGTGTGAGCCGTTCGTGCCGGGCTACGGCGACGCCAACGCCGACTTCCACGTCATCGGCGACCACCCGGGCGTCCACGGCGGGACGGAGTCCGGTATCCCCTTCACCGGGACGCCGGCGGCCGAGCGGCTCCAGCGGGCGCTCGTCGCCGGCGGCCTGCTGACGGCGGCCGGCACCCCGCCGACCGTCGATAAGACGTACCTCTCGTACCTCTACCTCTGTGGCGACCGCGTGCCGACCGAGGACGACTACGCGGACCACGAACCGATGTTCGACACGGAGGTCCGGGCGATCACCTCCCACGTCCTGTTGCCGGTCGGGGAACGAGCGACGAGGCACGTCTTCCGGAACATGACGGCCGAGCCGGCCGACGCGGTCGATATGGACGCGCTCCACGCCACCGAGGTCCGGGGGAGCGGCTGGCTGGTCTACCCGATCAAGGACCCCCACGACTGGACCGACGCCGACGAGGACGCGCTGGTCGCGGCGCTGACGGCGCTGCTGGCGACCGACTACCGGCAGGAGGCGGAACTGGGCCGCTTCCTCCCCGGCGACGACGTCTGGCGCGTGCGGTGA
- a CDS encoding helix-turn-helix transcriptional regulator, whose protein sequence is MDDTLAEVEFLALSANRVAVLELLAAGHHTRSELAAETGASQATLGRILGDFEDREWVRRADGGYVATATGELVADGFRNLLDVLATERELRGVVEFLPAEAMDFDLRHLADATITRPTQTRPNAPLQRLLELVGDADEVVAFSHALNDQILAAATERIDERRFDVVLSRPAVEALLADETLGRQLRTLARAEAASVRVADGEIPLAVTVADDDVILLVRDDRGVLRAAVDTAHPDVLAWARDRYEEYRAASTPLAESGLLDGE, encoded by the coding sequence ATGGACGACACGCTGGCGGAGGTGGAGTTCCTCGCGCTGTCGGCCAACCGCGTCGCGGTGCTGGAACTGCTCGCGGCCGGCCACCACACCCGCTCGGAGCTGGCCGCCGAGACCGGTGCCTCGCAGGCGACGCTCGGGCGCATCCTCGGCGACTTCGAGGACCGGGAGTGGGTCCGCCGGGCCGACGGCGGCTACGTCGCCACGGCCACCGGCGAACTCGTCGCCGACGGCTTCCGGAACCTGCTGGACGTCCTCGCGACCGAGCGGGAGCTCCGGGGCGTCGTCGAGTTCCTCCCGGCCGAGGCGATGGACTTCGACCTCCGGCACCTCGCGGACGCCACCATCACCCGGCCGACACAGACCCGTCCGAACGCGCCGCTCCAGCGGCTCCTGGAGCTGGTCGGGGACGCCGACGAGGTCGTCGCGTTCTCCCACGCGCTCAACGATCAGATCCTCGCCGCCGCGACCGAGCGGATCGACGAACGGCGGTTCGACGTGGTCCTCTCGCGGCCCGCCGTCGAGGCGCTGCTGGCCGACGAGACGCTCGGCCGGCAGCTCCGCACGCTCGCGCGGGCCGAGGCGGCCTCGGTCCGAGTCGCCGACGGCGAGATCCCCCTGGCGGTCACGGTGGCCGACGACGACGTGATCCTGCTGGTCCGGGACGACCGCGGGGTCCTGCGGGCCGCCGTCGACACGGCTCACCCGGACGTGCTGGCCTGGGCGCGGGACCGATACGAGGAGTACCGGGCGGCGTCGACGCCGCTCGCGGAGTCGGGGCTGCTCGACGGCGAGTGA
- a CDS encoding DMT family transporter: protein MVSRRSLAFGALVSLLFGGNFVAVKAGLSYLPPLLFVAFRFDVAAVALLGYVLVTRSRDDLLPRTRGDLAGILATGVLALGLTNALLFVGQQGASSAVGAILFSLNPILTPVFAALLLRDERLSRRGAVGLLLGLVGVALVVNPDPATIADGGVAKLLLFAAAVAGALGTVLVRRSGGELSSTVRTAWALPFAAALCHTASLRAGESVAGVVWAPAAVAALLYVGVLAGAVAYVVYFGLLDTAGATHTNVVFYAVPLVSTLGGWALLGEAVAPPAAVGFLVVFAGFAVLGSESLSLPAPPAWLAGRRRAGADRLSVTEERTGFESD, encoded by the coding sequence GTGGTGTCACGTCGCTCGCTCGCGTTCGGCGCGCTCGTCAGTCTGCTGTTCGGCGGGAACTTCGTCGCCGTCAAGGCGGGCCTGTCGTACCTACCGCCGCTGCTGTTCGTCGCCTTCCGCTTCGACGTGGCCGCCGTCGCGCTGCTCGGGTACGTCCTCGTCACCCGGTCGCGAGACGACCTGCTCCCGCGGACCCGCGGCGACCTGGCCGGCATCCTCGCGACGGGCGTGCTCGCGCTGGGGCTGACCAACGCCCTGCTGTTCGTGGGCCAGCAGGGAGCCTCAAGCGCCGTCGGGGCCATCCTGTTCAGTCTCAACCCGATCCTGACGCCGGTGTTCGCGGCCCTGCTGTTGCGGGACGAGCGGCTCTCCCGCCGGGGTGCCGTCGGCCTGCTCCTCGGGCTGGTCGGCGTCGCGCTCGTCGTGAACCCCGACCCGGCGACGATCGCCGACGGCGGCGTCGCGAAACTGCTCCTGTTCGCCGCGGCCGTCGCCGGGGCGCTGGGGACGGTCCTCGTGCGCCGGAGCGGCGGCGAGCTGTCCAGCACCGTCCGGACGGCGTGGGCGCTGCCGTTCGCGGCGGCGCTGTGTCACACCGCCAGCCTCCGTGCGGGCGAGTCCGTCGCCGGCGTCGTCTGGGCACCCGCCGCCGTCGCCGCGTTGCTGTACGTCGGCGTCCTGGCCGGGGCCGTCGCCTACGTGGTCTACTTCGGGCTGCTCGACACCGCCGGCGCGACGCACACGAACGTCGTGTTCTACGCGGTGCCGCTCGTCTCCACGCTCGGCGGGTGGGCGCTCCTCGGCGAGGCCGTCGCGCCGCCGGCCGCCGTGGGCTTCCTCGTGGTGTTCGCCGGCTTCGCCGTCCTCGGGAGCGAGTCCCTGTCCCTGCCCGCGCCGCCGGCGTGGCTCGCCGGCCGCCGCCGGGCCGGGGCGGACCGCCTCTCGGTCACCGAGGAACGGACCGGCTTCGAGTCCGACTGA
- a CDS encoding ABC transporter substrate-binding protein, which translates to MTTTLRLLARPFDGFERALDRQIASFASATDAAVEVERDHRPLPEIHEAFVEGERLAAGEYDLFLCLSDWLPAVAERGLVEPLDGRLDATPPPDWPEGWAESMRDLVTYEGTTYGVPYHDGPEVFFYREDLFENAAEQRAFREAYGRPLSVPRTWSEFLEVAEFFTRPEEDLWGTVVAALPDGHNDVYDFLIQLWSRGGEVFTDEMTPAFDSEAGVDALRYYRDLIHEHEVAPPASLEMESVDSGRFYADGKAAMMWNWSGFGAMAEDPDSDVFGRVDYGLIPRADTPEGRHTSLTVLYGLTVPSSADHPDLAYDFVRHAASPEMDRVTTEEGASGTRLSTWRDPEVRQRESFYSMVEEINTGAVDTLPQLPEYTAFNEILNEAVEAAVVDRSATPEAALSEAAARTEALLDGA; encoded by the coding sequence ATGACGACCACACTGCGACTGCTCGCCCGCCCGTTCGACGGCTTCGAGCGCGCGCTCGACCGGCAGATCGCGTCGTTCGCGTCGGCGACCGACGCGGCCGTCGAGGTCGAGCGGGACCACCGTCCGCTCCCGGAGATCCACGAGGCGTTCGTCGAGGGCGAGCGCCTCGCGGCCGGCGAGTACGACCTGTTCCTCTGTCTGAGCGACTGGCTGCCGGCCGTCGCCGAGCGCGGCCTCGTCGAACCGCTGGACGGCCGGCTCGACGCGACCCCGCCGCCGGACTGGCCCGAGGGGTGGGCCGAGAGTATGCGCGACCTCGTCACCTACGAGGGGACCACCTACGGCGTCCCCTACCACGACGGCCCGGAGGTGTTCTTCTACCGCGAGGACCTCTTCGAGAACGCGGCCGAACAGCGGGCCTTCCGGGAGGCGTACGGTCGGCCGCTGTCCGTGCCGCGCACGTGGTCGGAGTTCCTGGAGGTGGCGGAGTTCTTCACCCGGCCCGAGGAGGACCTCTGGGGGACCGTCGTGGCGGCGCTCCCGGACGGCCACAACGACGTCTACGACTTCCTGATCCAGCTCTGGAGCCGCGGGGGCGAGGTGTTCACCGACGAGATGACGCCGGCGTTCGACTCCGAGGCCGGCGTCGACGCGCTCCGGTACTACCGGGACCTGATCCACGAACACGAGGTGGCACCGCCGGCGTCGCTGGAGATGGAGAGCGTCGACTCGGGACGGTTCTACGCCGACGGGAAGGCCGCGATGATGTGGAACTGGTCGGGGTTCGGGGCGATGGCGGAGGACCCCGACTCGGACGTGTTCGGCCGAGTCGACTACGGTCTCATCCCGCGGGCCGACACGCCCGAGGGCCGGCACACCTCGCTGACCGTCCTCTACGGACTGACCGTCCCGTCGAGCGCCGACCACCCCGACCTCGCGTACGACTTCGTCAGGCACGCCGCCTCGCCCGAGATGGACCGCGTGACGACCGAGGAGGGGGCCTCCGGGACCCGGCTGTCGACGTGGCGCGACCCGGAGGTCCGCCAGCGGGAGTCGTTCTACTCGATGGTCGAGGAGATCAACACGGGTGCGGTCGACACGCTCCCGCAGCTCCCCGAGTACACCGCGTTCAACGAGATCCTGAACGAGGCCGTCGAGGCGGCCGTCGTGGACCGGTCGGCGACGCCCGAGGCGGCGCTGTCCGAGGCCGCGGCGCGGACCGAGGCGCTGCTGGACGGGGCGTAG
- a CDS encoding MaoC family dehydratase: MQAPAKDTDRYFEAIEEGEEFTVEQARTITEADVVNFAGVSGDFHPLHVSRTAGEASEFGERIAHGNLVFSVAEALVADMNPKSFSYGYDGLRFVDPVPVDTTLTVHREVVETEDYNDALGRVVYEYAAENEAGETLLVCEHITLVEKRDAGD, encoded by the coding sequence ATGCAGGCACCTGCCAAAGACACGGACCGCTACTTCGAGGCGATCGAGGAGGGCGAGGAGTTCACCGTCGAACAGGCCCGCACGATCACCGAGGCCGACGTGGTCAACTTCGCCGGCGTCTCCGGCGACTTCCACCCCCTCCACGTGAGCCGGACCGCCGGCGAGGCGTCGGAGTTCGGCGAGCGGATCGCCCACGGCAACCTCGTGTTCTCGGTCGCGGAGGCGCTGGTCGCCGACATGAACCCGAAGTCGTTCTCCTACGGCTACGACGGGCTTCGATTCGTCGACCCGGTACCGGTCGACACGACGCTGACGGTCCACCGCGAGGTCGTCGAGACCGAGGACTACAACGACGCGCTCGGCCGCGTCGTCTACGAGTACGCGGCCGAGAACGAGGCCGGCGAGACGCTGCTGGTCTGTGAGCACATCACGCTGGTCGAGAAGCGGGACGCCGGCGACTAG
- a CDS encoding acyl-CoA synthetase: protein MSERWTRPLGYDLPDPTAGEDLHEGFAWHLPETYNVAEAALSGDASATALRHVDEGGTARSFGYGDLDAASDALAARLAATGVGRGDRVAVCLPTCPELLVAHLGALRLGAVVVPVSMLLGEAAVAHSLSDSGSAVLILDRERADALALDGAVKPDETLLVRPGGYDGDLPALGGLGEHVDPTASVDPVATSPEDPAMLLYTSGTTGDPKGVLQGHRYLAGSLPGYHCWFHLFGPERAAASRVWTPAEWAWAGALFDVVYPTLAVGGTVVARCRRSGFDAARACALLDRERVTHAFAPATALRKLRTHLTDGPTYDFAALDVVNSGGEAVPPDLLSWIADALGVDVNEAYGQTEANALVGNCAAAYPVRPGSMGRPYPGHEVVIVDEAGEQVPPGTVGEVAVEPPDPALFLGYWGDDAATEGAFFANGRFRTGDAAVRDEDGYLWHRGRRDDLIVTSGYRVSPLEVERVLDADEEVLDSVVGGVADETRGQRVTAYVVPRGEGSEALAERLRERVRDELGAYKVPREIEFVDDLPETRSGKVDRAALFD, encoded by the coding sequence ATGTCTGAGCGGTGGACGCGGCCGCTCGGCTACGATCTGCCGGACCCGACGGCGGGCGAGGACCTCCACGAGGGGTTCGCGTGGCACCTCCCGGAGACGTACAACGTCGCCGAGGCCGCGCTGTCCGGGGACGCCTCGGCGACGGCCCTGCGGCACGTCGACGAGGGCGGGACCGCGCGCTCGTTCGGCTACGGCGACCTCGACGCCGCCTCGGACGCGCTGGCCGCCCGGCTCGCTGCCACCGGCGTCGGTCGCGGGGACCGGGTCGCGGTCTGTCTCCCGACCTGTCCGGAACTGCTCGTCGCGCACCTCGGGGCGCTGCGGCTCGGGGCCGTCGTCGTCCCGGTGTCGATGCTGCTGGGCGAGGCGGCCGTCGCACACTCGCTGTCGGACAGCGGCAGCGCCGTCCTGATCCTGGACCGGGAGCGCGCCGACGCGCTCGCCCTCGACGGGGCCGTCAAGCCCGACGAGACGCTGCTCGTCCGCCCCGGCGGCTACGATGGCGACCTGCCGGCGCTGGGCGGCCTCGGCGAGCACGTCGACCCGACGGCGAGCGTCGACCCGGTGGCGACGAGCCCCGAGGACCCGGCGATGCTGCTGTACACGTCGGGGACGACCGGCGACCCGAAGGGGGTCCTGCAGGGCCACCGGTACCTCGCGGGGTCGCTGCCGGGCTACCACTGTTGGTTCCACCTGTTCGGCCCCGAGCGGGCCGCCGCGAGCCGGGTCTGGACACCGGCCGAGTGGGCGTGGGCCGGCGCGCTGTTCGACGTGGTGTACCCGACGCTGGCCGTCGGCGGGACGGTCGTCGCCCGCTGTCGCCGGTCGGGGTTCGACGCCGCCCGCGCCTGTGCCCTGCTGGACCGCGAGCGGGTCACCCACGCCTTCGCGCCCGCCACCGCGCTCCGGAAGCTCCGGACGCACCTCACCGACGGACCTACCTACGACTTCGCCGCCCTCGACGTGGTCAACAGCGGCGGCGAGGCGGTACCGCCGGACCTGCTGTCGTGGATCGCCGACGCCCTCGGCGTCGACGTGAACGAGGCCTACGGACAGACCGAGGCCAACGCCTTGGTGGGCAACTGCGCCGCCGCCTACCCCGTCAGGCCGGGGTCGATGGGCCGACCGTACCCGGGCCACGAGGTGGTGATCGTCGACGAGGCGGGCGAACAGGTGCCGCCGGGGACCGTCGGCGAGGTCGCCGTCGAGCCGCCCGACCCCGCGCTGTTTCTGGGCTACTGGGGCGACGACGCGGCCACGGAGGGGGCGTTCTTCGCGAACGGGCGCTTCCGGACGGGCGACGCGGCGGTCCGGGACGAGGACGGCTACCTCTGGCACAGGGGGCGTCGGGACGACCTGATAGTCACGTCGGGGTACCGGGTCAGCCCGCTCGAAGTCGAGCGTGTCCTCGACGCCGACGAGGAGGTCCTCGACAGCGTGGTCGGCGGCGTCGCCGACGAGACGCGCGGCCAGCGGGTGACTGCGTACGTCGTTCCGCGGGGCGAGGGGAGCGAGGCGCTGGCCGAGCGCCTCCGCGAGCGAGTCCGGGACGAGCTCGGCGCGTACAAGGTCCCGCGGGAGATCGAGTTCGTCGACGACCTCCCCGAGACGCGGTCGGGGAAGGTCGACCGCGCGGCGCTGTTCGACTAG
- a CDS encoding glycoside hydrolase family 88 protein, whose protein sequence is MTTPSLSDTRLDDAVRALRDRVDATLDATGDAFPYFYDDGWVTTPDGNWCGGHWIGLLWLAGEWTDGDDAARFERAAREHTARMRDGMPEHTMFRGMNAHYAGFRGYDHTGDRSLFALGLDGADAMLADYRGDARQVPLGDLDIKGPEQFRGPESDHGPPGDRIGAVDNVYTALPVLWRAYRETNDPRFRDAAVSHADRHLDWYVRDDGRTWHHAVFDGETGALERQYNELAAGDDTCWARGQGWHVAGLARAYAETGAQRYLDALRLAVSYYRAHTPDDGVPYWDFEAEVTPETPRDTSAAALVAYGLARLPERDATANLRTYGRDVLGSLLSDYLVTDDADPQYGGVLHGCFNAPGGYATDNELVWTDYYVARTVAALRGDV, encoded by the coding sequence ATGACAACCCCGTCGCTCTCCGACACGAGGCTCGACGACGCGGTCCGTGCGCTGCGGGACCGCGTCGACGCCACGCTCGACGCGACCGGCGACGCGTTCCCCTACTTCTACGACGACGGCTGGGTGACGACGCCGGACGGCAACTGGTGTGGCGGGCACTGGATCGGGCTGCTGTGGCTGGCCGGCGAGTGGACGGACGGCGACGACGCCGCGCGGTTCGAACGGGCGGCCCGCGAGCACACCGCTCGAATGCGCGACGGGATGCCCGAACACACGATGTTCCGGGGGATGAACGCCCACTACGCGGGGTTCCGGGGGTACGACCACACCGGCGACCGCTCCCTGTTCGCGCTGGGGCTGGACGGTGCCGACGCGATGCTCGCGGACTACCGCGGGGACGCGCGGCAGGTCCCGCTGGGCGATCTCGACATCAAGGGTCCCGAACAGTTCCGTGGCCCGGAGAGCGACCACGGCCCACCGGGTGACCGCATCGGTGCCGTCGACAACGTCTACACCGCGCTGCCGGTCCTGTGGCGGGCCTACCGCGAGACGAACGACCCGCGGTTCCGGGACGCCGCGGTCTCCCACGCCGACCGCCACCTCGACTGGTACGTCCGCGACGACGGGCGGACGTGGCACCACGCCGTCTTCGACGGCGAGACCGGTGCGCTGGAGCGCCAGTACAACGAACTCGCGGCCGGCGACGACACTTGCTGGGCGCGCGGGCAGGGGTGGCACGTCGCCGGTCTCGCCCGTGCGTACGCGGAGACGGGCGCACAGCGGTACCTGGACGCGCTCCGGCTGGCGGTGTCGTACTACCGGGCGCACACGCCCGACGACGGCGTGCCGTACTGGGACTTCGAGGCCGAGGTGACGCCGGAGACGCCCCGGGACACGAGCGCGGCCGCGCTGGTGGCGTACGGGCTGGCGCGCCTGCCCGAGCGAGACGCGACCGCGAACCTGCGGACCTACGGCCGGGACGTGCTGGGGTCGCTGCTCTCGGACTACCTCGTCACCGACGACGCCGACCCGCAGTACGGCGGCGTCCTGCACGGCTGTTTCAACGCGCCCGGCGGGTACGCGACCGACAACGAACTGGTGTGGACGGACTACTACGTCGCCCGCACCGTCGCGGCGCTCCGTGGCGATGTCTGA
- a CDS encoding CaiB/BaiF CoA transferase family protein translates to MTQALAGVRIADFTTAHQGPWATQKLGDMGADVIKIERPGGEWSRDLSAGAGHDVDGESPFWLSANRSKRSVTLDLKADEGRAAALDVAAGADAVVENFRPGVMDRLGLAYDDVRAVNPEVVYVSASGFGSDGPLSDRPGQDLLMQALCGLTTAVGHADHPPMPVPFPLVDGHSAMQLAFKAMVALFHRERTGEGQHVEVNLLDSALDTQCQAFTVERNVDHDFERSATGIGQKYLPAPYGLYETADGHVAISMTPLDRLADVLDLPALAEYSKREAFTRRDEIKRTLAETTRERTTDDLLATLLDAEVWAARVDDFDGAAANPQVRHNEMLVEVPHPTGGTFETTGIPGSLSATPGEIQRGPPAPGEHTAEVLGEVGYTDSEIDALAAAGVTDPGE, encoded by the coding sequence ATGACACAGGCGCTGGCGGGCGTTCGGATCGCCGACTTCACCACCGCCCACCAGGGGCCGTGGGCGACCCAGAAGCTGGGCGATATGGGAGCGGACGTGATCAAGATCGAGCGGCCGGGCGGCGAGTGGAGTCGCGACCTCTCGGCGGGAGCCGGCCACGACGTCGACGGGGAGAGCCCGTTCTGGCTCTCGGCCAACCGCAGCAAGCGCTCGGTCACGCTCGACCTGAAGGCCGACGAGGGCCGGGCCGCCGCACTCGACGTCGCCGCCGGGGCCGACGCCGTCGTCGAGAACTTCCGGCCGGGCGTGATGGACCGCCTCGGACTCGCCTACGACGACGTCCGGGCGGTCAACCCCGAGGTGGTGTACGTCTCCGCGTCCGGGTTCGGGAGCGACGGGCCGCTGTCCGACCGCCCCGGACAGGACCTCCTGATGCAGGCCCTCTGTGGCCTGACGACCGCGGTCGGCCACGCGGACCACCCGCCGATGCCGGTGCCGTTCCCGCTGGTCGACGGCCACTCCGCGATGCAGTTGGCGTTCAAGGCGATGGTCGCGCTCTTCCACCGGGAGCGAACCGGCGAGGGACAGCACGTCGAGGTGAACCTCCTCGACTCCGCGCTCGACACCCAGTGTCAGGCGTTCACCGTCGAACGCAACGTCGACCACGACTTCGAGCGCAGCGCGACCGGGATCGGACAGAAGTACCTCCCCGCTCCGTACGGGCTCTACGAGACCGCCGACGGGCACGTCGCGATCTCGATGACGCCGCTGGACCGCCTCGCCGACGTCCTCGACCTGCCCGCCCTCGCCGAGTACAGCAAGCGGGAGGCGTTCACCCGCCGCGACGAGATCAAGCGGACGCTGGCGGAGACGACCCGCGAACGGACGACGGACGACCTGCTGGCGACGCTGCTCGACGCCGAGGTGTGGGCGGCCCGGGTCGACGACTTCGACGGCGCGGCGGCGAACCCGCAGGTCCGACACAACGAGATGCTCGTCGAGGTCCCCCACCCGACCGGCGGCACCTTCGAGACGACCGGGATCCCCGGCTCGCTCTCGGCGACGCCCGGGGAGATTCAGCGCGGTCCCCCCGCGCCGGGTGAACACACCGCCGAAGTCCTGGGGGAGGTCGGCTACACCGACTCCGAGATCGACGCGCTGGCGGCGGCGGGTGTGACCGACCCCGGCGAGTGA
- a CDS encoding DUF555 domain-containing protein, which yields MDCRVVVEAAVPVYDVETSDEAVRIAISKTGEMLNPDLNYVEINMGERHCPHCGDELDPAFIAADESLVALELEMTVFNVERDEHAARIARKEIGQRLENIPLTVLEIEEIVEDDDEETADGGTDDEPTDAGNGGGETGDDDEVLPEFEELIDE from the coding sequence ATGGACTGCAGAGTCGTCGTCGAGGCCGCCGTCCCCGTGTACGACGTGGAGACGTCGGACGAGGCCGTCCGCATCGCCATCTCCAAGACCGGGGAGATGCTGAATCCGGACCTCAACTACGTCGAGATCAACATGGGCGAGCGACACTGCCCGCACTGCGGCGACGAACTCGACCCGGCGTTCATCGCAGCGGACGAGAGCCTCGTCGCGCTCGAACTGGAGATGACCGTGTTCAACGTCGAACGTGACGAACACGCCGCCCGGATCGCGAGGAAGGAGATCGGGCAGCGGCTGGAGAACATCCCGCTGACGGTTCTGGAGATCGAGGAGATCGTCGAGGACGACGACGAGGAGACCGCGGACGGCGGGACGGACGACGAGCCGACGGACGCGGGCAACGGTGGCGGCGAGACCGGTGACGACGACGAGGTGCTCCCCGAGTTCGAAGAGCTCATCGACGAGTGA